A portion of the Chromobacterium sp. IIBBL 290-4 genome contains these proteins:
- a CDS encoding anthranilate synthase family protein gives MSVDLLDQALSGQASSFALLCRAGGAARQAHVDVIIGELCYPASLQDLPLRDAARNGGQSWDWLLLLPYRQILERGFACRDDGAPLLAIRCRQHEQLPVQQVLSRLPDTPTRLSERRFDIDDEAYARMVEQVLAEEIGHGAGSNFVIKRTLEGQLDHYSLEQAFSVFKRLLRQESGAHWIFLAHTPERTFIGATPERHLTLHDGVATMNPISGTYRYPQSGPTLAGIRAFLEDRKESDELYMVLDEELKMMTRLCHSGVRVTGPHLREMARLAHTEYFISGKTDADVRHLLRETLFAPTVTGSPIESAARVIARHEPVGRGYYSGIAALIGQDEQGGRMLDSSILIRTAEVSPQGRVRIGVGATLVRHSVPRSEVMETHSKVATLSNAFDPHAGAQPFGEHPLVREDLAKRNAHIADFWFRAADADNGASRELAGLRTLIIDAEDHFTAMIAHQLRALGLETDIRQAHEPADIDAYDVVVMGPGPGDPRALDEPRIGQLHAWIRRLLADKKPFVAVCLSHQVLSATLDIPLRQRATPNQGIQVEIDLFGQRERVGFYNAFAAYSARDALAIEDVGPVSVCRDPASGEVHALRGESFSSMQFHAESVLTVDGPRILAQALAHALRGAGRLGQTVPPQAIASH, from the coding sequence ATGAGCGTCGACCTGCTGGACCAAGCGCTCAGCGGTCAGGCCTCCTCCTTCGCCTTGCTCTGCAGGGCGGGGGGCGCCGCGCGCCAGGCGCACGTCGACGTCATCATCGGAGAGCTGTGCTATCCCGCCTCATTGCAGGATCTGCCGCTGCGGGACGCGGCGCGAAACGGGGGGCAGTCATGGGATTGGCTGCTGCTGCTGCCTTACCGGCAAATTCTGGAACGCGGATTCGCATGCCGGGACGATGGCGCGCCGCTGCTCGCCATCCGCTGCCGCCAGCATGAGCAGCTGCCGGTCCAGCAAGTCCTGTCGCGGCTGCCGGACACGCCCACCCGCTTGAGCGAGCGCCGCTTCGACATCGACGACGAGGCTTACGCTCGCATGGTGGAGCAAGTCCTGGCGGAAGAAATCGGCCATGGTGCGGGCTCCAATTTCGTGATCAAGCGCACGCTGGAAGGGCAGCTCGATCACTATTCGCTCGAGCAGGCCTTCTCGGTATTCAAGCGTTTGTTGCGCCAGGAATCCGGCGCGCACTGGATCTTCCTGGCCCACACGCCGGAGCGCACCTTCATCGGCGCGACGCCGGAGCGCCATTTGACCTTGCATGACGGCGTGGCGACGATGAATCCGATCAGCGGCACCTATCGTTACCCCCAGAGCGGACCGACGCTGGCCGGCATCCGGGCCTTTCTCGAAGACCGCAAGGAGTCCGACGAGCTGTACATGGTGCTGGATGAAGAGCTCAAAATGATGACCCGCCTCTGCCACAGCGGCGTGCGCGTCACCGGACCGCATTTGCGCGAAATGGCCAGACTTGCCCATACCGAATACTTCATTTCGGGAAAAACCGATGCCGATGTCCGGCATCTGCTGCGGGAAACCTTGTTCGCCCCCACCGTGACCGGCAGCCCGATCGAGAGCGCCGCGCGAGTGATCGCCAGGCACGAACCGGTCGGCCGCGGCTACTACAGCGGCATCGCCGCCTTGATCGGCCAGGACGAGCAAGGCGGCCGCATGCTGGATTCGTCGATTCTGATCCGCACCGCGGAAGTTTCCCCTCAGGGCCGCGTCCGCATCGGCGTCGGCGCCACGCTGGTCCGCCATTCCGTTCCCCGTTCGGAAGTCATGGAAACCCATTCGAAAGTGGCAACCTTGTCCAACGCCTTCGATCCGCACGCCGGCGCGCAACCGTTTGGAGAGCACCCGCTGGTCCGGGAGGACCTGGCCAAACGCAACGCCCATATCGCCGACTTCTGGTTCCGCGCCGCCGATGCCGACAACGGCGCGTCGCGCGAGCTGGCCGGCCTGCGCACGCTCATCATCGACGCCGAAGACCACTTTACCGCGATGATCGCCCACCAATTGCGCGCCCTGGGCCTGGAAACGGACATCCGCCAAGCCCATGAGCCCGCCGATATCGACGCCTACGACGTCGTGGTGATGGGCCCCGGCCCCGGCGATCCCCGCGCCCTCGACGAGCCGCGCATCGGCCAGCTGCATGCCTGGATACGCCGCTTGCTGGCGGACAAGAAACCCTTCGTCGCCGTTTGTCTCAGCCATCAAGTGCTGAGCGCGACCTTGGACATTCCCCTGCGCCAGCGCGCCACGCCCAATCAAGGCATCCAGGTCGAGATCGACCTTTTCGGCCAGCGGGAGCGGGTGGGCTTCTACAACGCCTTCGCGGCCTATTCCGCCCGCGACGCGCTGGCTATCGAAGACGTCGGCCCGGTCAGCGTCTGCCGCGACCCCGCCAGCGGCGAAGTGCATGCGCTGCGCGGCGAGTCGTTCAGCTCGATGCAGTTTCACGCCGAATCGGTGCTGACCGTCGATGGCCCGCGGATTCTCGCCCAAGCGCTGGCTCACGCCCTGCGCGGCGCAGGCCGCCTCGGCCAGACCGTTCCGCCTCAGGCGATAGCCTCTCATTAG
- a CDS encoding PhzF family phenazine biosynthesis protein — protein sequence MNIDIVWWDLDTPPQTLASLQNQLREEGVDAWTRVPGLARKHWIFDPETKRWGALMLWDGERPANEQLPPNRAQQLIGQPPSLRARFAVAATAERDRALPWLAGLKPHGGAGIDYIVVDAFTRTPLEGNPVAVFLLDQPLPAERMQSIAREMNLSECTFVMPPKQGGDCHVRIFTPVNELPFAGHPLLGTAVALRHLRDQPAFVFETGMGLFRFDAEPEQAGRAFVTMRQPIPSWEPYQHADRLLEALGLASSVLPVTAYRNGPRHVLVVCKDVEALSNVRPDHRALADFEDMSAICLAPAGDHWRCRMFSPAYGVTEDAATGSAAGPIAIHLAQHGLIDWGQPLHILQGVEIQRPSHLFALVKGHARDIQSVEVSGHGVVAAHGRLTL from the coding sequence ATGAACATCGACATCGTGTGGTGGGACCTGGACACCCCTCCGCAAACGCTAGCGTCCTTGCAAAACCAACTGCGCGAAGAAGGCGTGGACGCGTGGACTCGCGTGCCCGGCCTGGCGCGCAAGCATTGGATCTTCGATCCAGAAACCAAGCGCTGGGGCGCGCTCATGCTGTGGGATGGCGAGCGCCCGGCCAATGAGCAGCTGCCGCCCAACCGCGCGCAGCAACTGATAGGCCAGCCGCCTTCGCTGCGCGCGCGATTCGCCGTGGCGGCGACCGCCGAGCGGGACCGCGCCCTGCCGTGGCTCGCCGGACTGAAACCGCATGGCGGCGCGGGCATAGACTATATCGTGGTGGATGCCTTTACCCGCACCCCGCTGGAAGGCAATCCCGTCGCCGTCTTCCTGCTGGATCAGCCGCTGCCGGCGGAGCGCATGCAAAGCATCGCCCGCGAAATGAATCTGTCCGAATGCACCTTCGTGATGCCGCCCAAACAAGGCGGGGATTGCCATGTCCGCATCTTCACGCCGGTCAACGAGCTGCCGTTCGCCGGCCATCCGCTGCTGGGCACCGCCGTCGCGCTCAGGCACTTGAGGGATCAACCCGCGTTTGTGTTCGAAACCGGCATGGGGCTATTCCGCTTCGATGCCGAGCCCGAGCAGGCCGGCCGCGCCTTCGTCACCATGCGCCAGCCCATTCCAAGCTGGGAGCCCTATCAGCATGCGGATCGCCTGCTGGAGGCGTTGGGCCTGGCCTCTTCCGTCCTGCCCGTCACCGCCTACCGCAACGGCCCGCGCCATGTGCTGGTGGTGTGCAAGGATGTCGAAGCCCTGTCCAATGTCCGGCCTGACCACCGCGCGCTCGCCGATTTCGAGGACATGTCGGCGATTTGCCTGGCGCCGGCCGGCGATCATTGGCGCTGCCGCATGTTCTCCCCCGCCTATGGCGTCACCGAGGACGCGGCGACCGGCTCGGCCGCCGGGCCGATCGCCATCCATCTGGCGCAGCACGGCCTGATCGACTGGGGGCAGCCGCTGCACATCCTGCAGGGCGTGGAAATCCAGCGGCCTTCGCATCTGTTCGCGCTGGTGAAGGGCCATGCGCGAGACATCCAATCGGTCGAGGTCAGCGGGCATGGCGTCGTCGCCGCCCATG